The Streptomyces cynarae genome contains a region encoding:
- the frr gene encoding ribosome recycling factor — MIEETLLEAEEKMEKAVVVAKEDFAAIRTGRAHPAMFNKIVADYYGAPTPINQLASFSVPEPRMAVVTPFDKSALRNIEQAIRDSDLGVNPSNDGNIIRVVFPELTEERRREYIKVAKGKGEDAKVSIRSVRRKAKDAIDKLVKDGEVGEDEGRRAEKELDDTTAKYVAQVDELLKHKEAELLEV; from the coding sequence GTGATCGAAGAGACCCTCCTCGAGGCCGAGGAGAAGATGGAGAAGGCCGTCGTGGTCGCCAAGGAGGACTTCGCCGCGATCCGCACCGGTCGTGCGCACCCGGCGATGTTCAACAAGATCGTGGCCGACTACTACGGCGCACCGACGCCGATCAACCAGCTGGCCTCGTTCTCGGTGCCGGAACCGCGTATGGCCGTGGTGACGCCGTTCGACAAGAGCGCGCTGCGCAACATCGAGCAGGCGATCCGCGACTCCGACCTGGGCGTCAACCCGAGCAATGACGGCAACATCATCCGTGTGGTGTTCCCCGAGCTCACCGAGGAGCGGCGCCGCGAGTACATCAAGGTCGCCAAGGGCAAGGGCGAGGACGCCAAGGTCTCGATCCGCTCCGTGCGCCGCAAGGCGAAGGACGCCATCGACAAGCTCGTCAAGGACGGCGAGGTCGGCGAGGACGAGGGCCGCCGTGCGGAGAAGGAGCTCGACGACACCACCGCGAAGTACGTCGCGCAGGTGGACGAGCTGCTCAAGCACAAGGAAGCGGAGCTCCTCGAGGTCTGA
- the pyrH gene encoding UMP kinase, whose protein sequence is MTTKAEKSDDGKVRGRFLLKLSGEAFSGGTGLGVDPDVVHAIAREIAAVVRDGSQIAVVIGGGNFFRGAELQQRGMDRARSDYMGMLGTVMNCLALQDFLEKEGIDSRVQTAITMGQVAEPYIPLRAVRHLEKGRVVIFGAGMGMPYFSTDTTAAQRALEIDAEALLMGKNGVDGVYDSDPKTNPEAVKFDSLSYGEVITRDLKVADMTAITLCRDNKLPILVFELLAEGNIARAVKGEKIGTLVGDQGGRE, encoded by the coding sequence ATGACCACCAAGGCCGAGAAGAGCGACGACGGCAAAGTTCGCGGCCGGTTCCTGCTGAAGCTGTCCGGAGAGGCGTTCTCCGGCGGCACCGGACTGGGCGTCGACCCGGACGTGGTGCACGCCATCGCCCGGGAGATCGCCGCCGTGGTGCGCGACGGATCCCAGATCGCCGTCGTCATCGGCGGCGGCAACTTCTTCCGCGGCGCGGAACTCCAGCAGCGAGGCATGGACCGGGCCCGCTCCGACTACATGGGCATGCTGGGCACGGTCATGAACTGCCTCGCCCTCCAGGACTTCCTGGAGAAGGAGGGCATCGACTCGCGCGTGCAGACCGCCATCACCATGGGCCAGGTCGCCGAGCCCTACATCCCGCTGCGCGCCGTGCGTCACCTGGAGAAGGGCCGCGTGGTCATCTTCGGTGCCGGTATGGGCATGCCGTACTTCTCCACCGACACGACCGCCGCCCAGCGCGCCCTCGAGATCGACGCCGAGGCGCTGCTGATGGGTAAGAACGGTGTGGACGGCGTCTACGACTCCGACCCCAAGACCAACCCCGAGGCCGTCAAGTTCGACTCGCTCAGCTACGGCGAGGTCATCACCCGCGACCTGAAGGTCGCCGACATGACCGCGATCACGCTGTGCCGGGACAACAAGCTGCCCATCCTCGTCTTCGAGTTGCTGGCGGAGGGCAATATCGCCCGGGCCGTCAAGGGTGAGAAGATCGGCACACTCGTGGGTGACCAAGGCGGCCGGGAGTGA